One region of Scophthalmus maximus strain ysfricsl-2021 chromosome 13, ASM2237912v1, whole genome shotgun sequence genomic DNA includes:
- the ccdc50a gene encoding coiled-coil domain-containing protein 50 isoform X3 translates to MKEEKRRQKQKEANFEEDYFEDHGAARRPLDLDKHTRHRSTSPGQYDAYAPVSSHRDHSPDYSSTEPKRSRYPRQDPAAPHSRSRYPEHASVAEGGRSRHADPYPEHLLPSRGKHGEKYQENEPTETGRARGSAGEDPERVLKRQDRPTRPPPPHIHIEKDKALDRGRDRRRDRDRGRDLDWEKHMGKDHRRGREQDLRGTRAGGRDGERSRDRGQSGDRHRERDTQRQKDRARARTRSRERGLDQDPLEQGQRRDWSREGRASWLEEEDDGERERRAKGRQRVQSGPEEVFDEPRSDEGRGDTREFWDPRHGEGPSGERIHSHPSGETGRIVHRGSGAVIAETEYELSEATKGLTKLDLREQELKDMEVARKLQEDEINVGRETRQASKMQTRAAQVAQDEEIARLLMEQEKKEYKKNREREKEKERERERMAMERRRPEGDSRPNSEEVVRPRTREEYEYQRQRNHNKPARPPQPRAHDYENVNPGYGYPDHPAPPRAPTRPEAAYKAPRGAKRAAL, encoded by the exons atgaaagaggaaaagaggagacagaaacagaaggaagCCAACTTTGAGGAGGATTACTTTGAGGATCACGGAG CTGCAAGAAGGCCTCTTGATCTGGACAAACACACCCGCCACAGATCAACGTCTCCAGGCCAATATGATGCATACGCTCCAGTGAGCTCACATCGTGATCACTCCCCTGATTACAGCTCGACAGAGCCAAAAAGGAGCAGGTACCCAAGACAGGACCCAGCGGCACCCCACAGCCGCTCTAGATACCCTGAGCACGCCTCGGTGGCAGAGGGAGGGCGAAGCAGGCATGCAGATCCGTACCCAGAGCACCTACTGCCCTCTAGAGGCAAGCATGGAGAAAAATACCAGGAGAATGAACCCACAGAGACTGGCAGAGCTAGGGGCTCGGCGGGGGAGGACCCAGAGAGAGTGTTGAAGAGACAGGATAGACCAACCAGACCACCTCCACCACATATCCACATAGAGAAAGACAAGGCCTTGGACAGAGGAAGGGACAGGCGACGTGACCGAGACAGGGGAAGAGATCTCGATTGGGAGAAGCATATGGGAAAAGACCACAGGAGAGGCAGGGAGCAGGACCTCCGGGGGacgagagcaggaggaagagacggggAAAGATCCAGAGATAGAGGACAGAGTggggacagacacagagagagagacacacaaagacagaaagacagagcaCGAGCAAGAAccaggagcagggagagaggacTGGATCAGGATCCTTTGGAGCAGGGTCAAAGAAGGGACTGGTCGAGGGAGGGCAGGGCTTCCTGgttggaggaagaggatgatggtgagagggagaggagagccaAGGGTCGGCAGCGTGTCCAGTCTGGCCCCGAAGAGGTGTTTGACGAGCCCAGGAGTGACGAAGGCAGAGGGGACACCAGGGAATTCTGGGACCCTCGGCATGGGGAGGGTCCCAGTGGTGAACGCATTCATTCTCATCCCAGCGGAGAGACAG GTCGTATTGTGCACCGTGGGAGTGGAGCCGTCATAGCGGAGACAGAGTATGAGCTGAGCGAGGCCACCAAGGGGCTGACGAAGCTGGATCTCCGTGAGCAGGAGCTGAAGGACATGGAGGTGGCCAGGAAACTGCAAGAGGATGAAATCAATGTGGGGAGGGAAACAAGACAG GCGAGCAAGATGCAAACACGTGCAGCCCAAGTGGCCCAGGATGAG GAAATAGCCCGACTGCTGATGgaacaagagaaaaaggagTACAAGAAGAACCGAGagcgggagaaagagaaggaacgagagagggagaggatggcgATGGAGAGGAGGCGACCAGAGGGAGACTCCAGG CCAAATTCGGAGGAAGTCGTCCGGCCTAGAACTCGAGAAGAATACGAGTACCAGAGGCAGAGGAACCACAACAAGCCTGCCAG GCCTCCTCAGCCTCGTGCACATGACTATGAGAATGTGAACCCTGGTTATGGCTACCCGGACCACCCTGCCCCCCCGCGCGCTCCCACCAGACCTGAGGCTGCTTACAAAG CACCTAGAGGAGCCAAACGAGCAGCCTTGTGA